A stretch of the Vanacampus margaritifer isolate UIUO_Vmar chromosome 6, RoL_Vmar_1.0, whole genome shotgun sequence genome encodes the following:
- the LOC144053932 gene encoding cadherin-1-like isoform X3, producing the protein MEMMFFLCKFLAAASLLHSCFKNTTVDSGREPTESKHVEPFRRKKREWVIPDINVPENDSGPFPKFMTKIKSSSEEKVAITYQLVGPGADKAPEGVFTMDRRSGALYVTRPLDREKISRYVLLAHATVKGSKAEEPMKLVINVVDQNDNVPECTRTPFYGNVSESAQVGESFMSITAEDKDAPNTDNADIRYRLKTQKTHGPKDKMFSINPVSGLISTMAVGLDREMQSKYELIIEAADMAGEGLRTTCTAIVSITDSNDHAPRFTFTSVSASTPENEVGREVLRLTVTDEDDLGTPNTNTKYTIVSGNQGGHFSVKTGPWKMEGMLTTAKAVDFERDPMFTLLLVATNDAPFSKSVSTSTCTITVTVLDQNEPPFFKPPLIHRIISEEPPLGSQVADLRAKDPDTSRHQHVRYALHSDPARWLAIDKNTGSITVKGNMDRESPYIKDNKYTVLVLAYDNGKWLATSPGWTPPRPKSAGLNSSTPATLGIVMSENMFQEGLYQVYFKERPQTRTAEQEDLHHARIHRWFSSVVNTRLLVSGVVQFLSGAVCVLTTVCHSCVSYDCSVAMTMPVWSSLLFMAAGCVAIEVQRKANKLKIIILMGVHLLSLLVGFSLLLAYCLSSQQSHALNTRKQLVGSYVAKGSAVAFTLLCLLLSLYIVLLSWRGLRRYGSATVHVRGYDRVMQEPDDDRGPLMERVDSV; encoded by the exons ATGGAGATGATGTTTTTCCTTTGTAAG tttttggcgGCAGCAAGTCTTCTACATTCTTGCTTTAAGAACACAACCGTGGACTCAGGCAGGGAACcaactgaaagtaaacatgtCGAG CCTTTCAGACGGAAGAAACGAGAATGGGTCATCCCTGACATCAATGTCCCAGAGAATGACAGTGGCCCATTCCCCAAGTTCATGACTAAG ATTAAATCCAGCAGCGAGGAAAAGGTGGCCATCACCTACCAGCTGGTTGGGCCCGGGGCCGACAAGGCCCCCGAGGGAGTCTTCACCATGGATCGGCGCTCTGGTGCTCTGTACGTGACCCGGCCACTGGACAGGGAGAAAATAAGCAGATATGTT CTTTTGGCTCACGCGACCGTCAAGGGTTCCAAGGCCGAAGAGCCAATGAAGCTGGTCATCAACGTGGTAGATCAGAATGACAATGTCCCGGAATGTACTCGCACGCCTTTTTATGGAAACGTCAGCGAAAGCGCACAAGTTG GTGAGTCCTTCATGAGTATAACAGCAGAAGACAAGGATGCTCCCAATACAGACAATGCAGACATTCGCTATCGACTCAAGACTCAGAAGACTCACGGGcccaaagacaaaatgtttagCATCAATCCAGTCAGCGGATTGATCAGCACAATGGCAGTGGGACTGGACAGAGAG ATGCAGTCAAAGTACGAGCTGATCATAGAGGCTGCAGACATGGCGGGGGAGGGTCTCCGCACCACGTGTACCGCCATCGTCAGCATCACTGACAGCAATGATCACGCACCGCGTTTCACCTTCACATCA GTGTCTGCTTCTACGCCTGAAAATGAGGTTGGCCGGGAGGTTCTAAGGTTAACTGTGACTGACGAAGACGATTTGGGAACACCCAATACTAACACCAAGTATACTATCGTCAGCGGCAACCAGGGAGGTCACTTCAGCGTGAAAACAGGACCTTGGAAAATGGAGGGCATGCTCACTACAGCCAAG GCTGTGGACTTTGAACGTGATCCTATGTTTACTCTACTGCTGGTGGCGACAAACGACGCTCCCTTTAGTAAGTCTGTGTCCACCTCCACGTGCACAATCACAGTAACGGTCTTAGACCAGAATGAGCCGCCGTTCTTCAAACCGCCACTCATCCACCGGATCATCTCAGAGGAGCCGCCACTGGGGAGTCAAGTGGCAGACCTCAGAGCCAAGGATCCAGACACTTCAAGGCACCAACATGTCAG ATACGCACTACACAGCGACCCAGCCAGGTGGTTGGCTATTGATAAAAATACAGGATCCATCACAGTGAAGGGCAACATGGACAGAGAGTCTCCGTACATCAAAGACAACAAGTACACGGTGCTGGTTTTGGCGTATGACAATG GCAAATGGCTGGCGACGAGTCCAGGGTGGACACCacctcgcccaaagtcagctgggttaAACTCCAGTACACCTGCAACCCTAGGAATTGTT ATGAGTGAGAACATGTTCCAGGAGGGTCTGTACCAGGTGTACTTCAAAGAACGGCCACAAACGAGGACTGCCGAGCAGGAGGACCTGCACCACGCCCGGATTCATCGCTGGTTCTCTTCGGTGGTCAACACCAGGCTGTTGGTCAGCGGG GTGGTGCAGTTTTTGAGCGGCGCAGTCTGCGTGCTGACCACCGTCTGCCACTCATGCGTGAGCTACGACTGCTCCGTCGCCATGACGATGCCGGTGTGGTCCAGCCTACTT TTTATGGCTGCTGGATGTGTGGCAATAGAAGTCCAGAGGAAGGCCAATAAACTTAAG ATCATCATCCTTATGGGTGTTCACCTCCTCAGCCTTCTGGTTGGTTTCTCCCTGCTGTTAGCCTACTGCCTCTCTTCTCAGCAGTCTCACGCACTCAATACAAGAAAACAG CTCGTTGGCTCGTACGTGGCTAAGGGCAGCGCCGTAGCATTCACTTTGCTGTGTCTGCTACTGTCTCTCTATATTGTCTTATTATCGTGGAGAGGCCTCCGGCGCTACGGTAGTGCCACGGTCCACGTTCGTGGATACGACCGCGTCATGCAG GAGCCAGATGACGACCGCGGGCCTTTAATGGAGCGTGTGGActcagtgtga